In a single window of the Flavivirga spongiicola genome:
- a CDS encoding outer membrane beta-barrel protein, producing MTSNFKIYIKAFCAILFVMSSLVSTSQGDTSTFKAQFALGLNSPSKNGFVTGFEGKTYNLPTVNLGIQYMFKPMLGAKLDYSFSRISNQKEAQAFKLNYSRINLQAVYNANRIFNLSQNKGVFVHAGPGISSVKPLGNFTQNKTSFMNAMAGVELHFGVSDKLSIYTDVSYIHGFAKDFAPISDGFGAFNGNLLTLTVGASISLSGCYYCE from the coding sequence ATGACCTCAAATTTTAAAATATATATAAAAGCCTTTTGTGCGATCCTTTTTGTAATGAGTAGTCTTGTATCGACTTCACAAGGTGATACAAGTACTTTTAAAGCGCAATTTGCATTAGGCTTAAACAGCCCGTCAAAGAATGGATTTGTTACTGGTTTTGAAGGAAAAACATATAATTTACCAACAGTAAATTTAGGAATTCAATATATGTTTAAACCCATGCTTGGTGCAAAATTGGATTATAGCTTTAGTAGAATATCGAATCAAAAAGAAGCACAGGCGTTTAAGCTTAATTACTCTCGTATCAATTTGCAAGCAGTTTATAATGCCAATAGAATCTTTAACTTGTCTCAAAATAAGGGCGTGTTTGTTCATGCAGGACCGGGGATCTCATCGGTGAAGCCTTTGGGGAATTTTACTCAAAATAAAACATCGTTTATGAATGCCATGGCTGGTGTAGAGCTCCATTTTGGAGTTTCAGATAAACTTTCTATTTATACGGATGTTTCGTATATACATGGGTTTGCAAAAGATTTTGCACCCATATCAGATGGATTTGGAGCATTTAACGGTAATCTTTTAACACTAACTGTAGGAGCTTCCATATCATTGAGTGGCTGTTATTATTGTGAATAG
- the ruvC gene encoding crossover junction endodeoxyribonuclease RuvC, with translation MDKERIILGIDPGTTIMGFGLIKVVGKTMQFLQLNELDLKKYDDHYLKLKLIFERTIELIDTHNPDEIAIEAPFFGKNVQSMLKLGRAQGVAMAAGLSREIPITEYLPKKIKMAITGNGNASKEQVARMLQSMLGLKTLPKNLDATDGLAAAVCHFYNSGKVNIGKSYSGWGAFVKQNSPLTPKGGTKTTVVDLRKKKN, from the coding sequence ATGGATAAAGAAAGAATTATTTTAGGTATTGATCCTGGTACAACTATTATGGGTTTTGGGCTTATAAAAGTGGTTGGAAAAACGATGCAATTTTTGCAGCTTAATGAACTCGACCTAAAAAAGTATGATGATCATTATCTAAAACTAAAACTCATTTTTGAACGAACTATTGAGCTTATTGACACTCACAATCCAGATGAAATTGCCATTGAAGCACCTTTTTTTGGTAAAAATGTGCAAAGTATGCTAAAACTTGGTAGAGCCCAAGGCGTGGCTATGGCAGCAGGCTTGAGTCGAGAAATACCAATTACAGAATACCTTCCTAAAAAGATAAAAATGGCAATAACAGGTAATGGAAATGCCAGTAAAGAGCAAGTTGCCAGAATGTTGCAGAGCATGCTGGGGTTGAAAACCTTGCCTAAAAATTTAGATGCTACTGATGGCTTGGCGGCAGCAGTTTGCCATTTTTATAATTCCGGCAAAGTGAATATTGGTAAAAGTTATTCTGGTTGGGGTGCTTTTGTGAAACAGAATAGCCCCCTAACCCCCAAAGGGGGAACAAAAACAACTGTTGTTGACTTACGTAAAAAGAAAAATTAG
- the hemW gene encoding radical SAM family heme chaperone HemW, with protein MGGALYIHIPFCKQACYYCDFHFSTSLKKKEELIQALVKELKLRKEELNNRTIETIYFGGGTPSLLTIDELRFLIDEVYKNYSVIDHPEITLEANPDDLISNSLSPQAPSRGHTNKTIFESYRAIGINRLSIGIQSFFEDDLKSMNRAHSSEEAKTCLELATQYFDNITIDLIYGIPNMGLEKWNKNLEIAFSYGVNHISSYALTVEPKTALDAFIKKGNYPPIDEALALEHFNHLIDKTKEQGFVHYEISNFGKPNYFSKHNTSYWQGKPYIGIGPSAHSFNGNQRSWNVSNNSKYIQAFQRNVLPNTVEILSEKDQYNEYIMTGLRTIWGVSLNKIENDFGESFTEHLKASSGKFIESGLLITSSDLDENQNRMEILKTTQKGKFLVDGIASELFILN; from the coding sequence ATAGGAGGGGCTCTCTACATCCACATACCATTCTGTAAACAAGCATGTTATTATTGTGACTTTCACTTTTCAACGTCTTTAAAAAAGAAGGAGGAACTTATTCAAGCTTTAGTAAAAGAGTTAAAGCTTAGAAAAGAAGAACTCAATAATCGAACTATTGAAACTATTTATTTTGGAGGTGGTACGCCTTCTTTACTGACGATTGACGAATTACGATTTTTGATTGACGAGGTTTATAAAAATTATTCAGTTATAGACCATCCTGAAATAACATTAGAAGCAAACCCAGATGACTTAATTAGTAACTCTCTGTCACCCCAAGCTCCGTCCAGAGGTCATACAAATAAAACTATTTTTGAAAGTTATCGAGCTATTGGAATAAACCGTTTAAGTATTGGTATTCAATCTTTTTTTGAAGATGATTTAAAAAGTATGAATCGTGCGCATAGTTCTGAAGAAGCTAAAACTTGTTTAGAGCTAGCAACTCAATATTTTGATAATATAACCATTGATCTTATTTACGGCATCCCTAATATGGGTTTAGAAAAATGGAATAAAAACCTTGAAATAGCTTTTAGTTATGGCGTGAACCACATATCCAGTTATGCACTAACTGTTGAACCCAAAACAGCACTTGATGCTTTTATAAAAAAAGGAAATTATCCTCCAATTGATGAAGCGTTGGCATTAGAGCACTTCAATCATTTAATTGACAAAACCAAAGAACAAGGTTTTGTGCATTATGAAATCTCAAATTTTGGAAAGCCTAATTATTTTTCAAAACATAATACCAGCTATTGGCAAGGGAAGCCTTATATAGGTATAGGGCCTTCTGCTCATTCATTTAATGGTAATCAACGTAGTTGGAATGTGTCAAATAATTCAAAATATATACAGGCGTTTCAAAGGAATGTATTACCAAACACTGTAGAAATACTTTCTGAGAAGGACCAATACAATGAGTATATTATGACGGGTTTACGAACTATCTGGGGAGTATCTTTAAATAAAATAGAAAACGATTTTGGAGAAAGCTTTACTGAGCATTTAAAAGCTTCATCAGGAAAATTTATAGAAAGCGGTTTGCTTATTACTTCGAGTGATCTTGATGAGAATCAAAATCGTATGGAGATCTTAAAAACAACACAAAAAGGTAAGTTTTTAGTCGATGGAATTGCTTCTGAGCTATTTATTCTGAACTAG
- a CDS encoding cyclase family protein, translating into MLAAIQYNSKKLQIDLSLPIDISIPLSASKRNVNAWYLDAPTIEPAKDGEQIVSVAGGACVNFNNIFFNPHAHGTHTECVGHITEHIHSVNQNLKQFFFLAEVVTVAPEKLNGDFVISKKQLKFAIGNKKRDAIVIRTIPNTKEKLTAQYSHTNPPYLLEDAAVYLREKGVKHLLIDLPSVDKEKDECALLAHNAFWNTKSEIRLDATITEFIFVPNTVEDGVYFLNLQIAPFENDASPSKPVLYKVIN; encoded by the coding sequence ATGTTAGCAGCTATTCAATACAACTCAAAAAAACTTCAAATAGATTTATCGTTACCCATTGACATTTCAATACCGCTTAGTGCGTCAAAAAGGAATGTAAATGCATGGTATTTAGATGCGCCTACAATTGAGCCTGCAAAAGATGGCGAGCAGATTGTTAGTGTAGCTGGAGGAGCCTGTGTAAATTTTAACAATATTTTTTTTAATCCGCATGCTCACGGTACCCATACCGAATGTGTGGGACATATCACTGAACACATACACTCTGTAAACCAGAATTTAAAGCAATTTTTCTTTTTGGCAGAGGTCGTAACCGTAGCACCAGAAAAATTAAATGGTGATTTTGTGATTTCTAAAAAGCAATTAAAATTTGCTATTGGAAATAAAAAAAGAGATGCCATAGTTATAAGAACGATTCCCAACACTAAAGAGAAATTGACAGCGCAATATTCGCATACCAACCCACCTTATTTATTAGAAGATGCTGCTGTCTATTTGCGTGAAAAAGGCGTAAAACATTTACTAATTGATTTGCCCAGTGTAGATAAAGAAAAGGATGAATGTGCACTGTTAGCCCATAACGCCTTTTGGAATACCAAAAGTGAAATACGACTAGATGCAACGATAACAGAATTTATTTTTGTACCAAACACAGTTGAAGACGGGGTGTATTTTTTAAATCTTCAAATAGCCCCGTTTGAAAATGATGCCTCACCAAGTAAACCTGTTTTATATAAAGTTATAAATTAA
- a CDS encoding DUF4260 domain-containing protein, which translates to MKTSLKIEELFMFIFGIYLFSGLDYSWWWFIALILIPDIGMLGYLLSPKVGAVIYNIFHHKAVAISVYLFGIIVQNDIIKLTGIILFSHACFDRVFGYGLKYFDSFKNTHLGRIGK; encoded by the coding sequence ATGAAAACGTCATTGAAAATTGAAGAATTATTTATGTTTATTTTCGGAATATATCTTTTTTCCGGGTTAGATTATAGTTGGTGGTGGTTTATTGCATTAATTTTAATTCCGGATATTGGGATGTTAGGCTATTTGTTGAGCCCTAAAGTAGGGGCTGTTATATATAATATTTTTCATCATAAAGCCGTAGCTATAAGTGTTTATCTTTTTGGAATAATTGTTCAGAATGATATCATAAAATTAACAGGGATTATCTTGTTTTCTCACGCTTGTTTCGATAGAGTTTTTGGTTATGGATTAAAATATTTTGATAGTTTTAAGAATACCCACTTAGGCCGAATAGGCAAATAA
- a CDS encoding DUF4230 domain-containing protein, which produces MEAFLGIIIGILMTLGIVTYFKSFKRKQLVKSQSVLLLDKIKTVCKFITVEGDFAEIYHYEDVKERFLKLISSKKKALVVINAKAYVGYDLSKIELVAENDKKKILLQHFPQPEVLSIETNLNYYDKSDGLFNKFEATDLTDLHKEAKQHIQEKIPESGLIEIARKEALETILLMETIVETIGWKLDYSALKIEDKPIKKLQ; this is translated from the coding sequence ATGGAAGCATTTTTAGGAATTATAATAGGCATTTTAATGACTTTAGGTATTGTTACTTACTTTAAGTCATTTAAGAGAAAACAATTAGTTAAGTCGCAATCAGTATTACTTTTAGATAAAATCAAAACAGTTTGTAAGTTTATAACGGTTGAAGGCGATTTTGCCGAGATATACCATTATGAAGACGTTAAAGAGCGCTTTTTAAAATTGATTTCTAGTAAAAAGAAAGCCTTGGTTGTCATAAATGCAAAAGCATATGTAGGATACGATTTATCAAAAATTGAATTGGTGGCAGAAAATGACAAAAAGAAAATTTTATTGCAACATTTTCCACAACCTGAGGTGTTATCGATTGAAACCAATTTGAATTATTATGACAAATCTGATGGTTTGTTTAATAAGTTTGAGGCGACCGATTTAACCGATTTACATAAAGAAGCGAAACAGCACATCCAAGAGAAAATCCCAGAAAGCGGACTCATTGAAATAGCTCGAAAAGAAGCTTTAGAAACTATTTTGCTCATGGAAACTATTGTAGAAACCATAGGATGGAAATTAGATTATTCAGCTTTAAAAATAGAAGATAAACCTATTAAAAAACTTCAATGA
- a CDS encoding MmcQ/YjbR family DNA-binding protein, whose protein sequence is MHIDQLREYCLSKKGSTEEFPFDEHTLVFKVLNKMFVLAPLNKWEKGEAAITLKSNPDYTIELREQFRSVYPGPYVSNKHWNTIDIYKGELKPKFIFELIDHSYDMVVKGMTKKMRDSLLDM, encoded by the coding sequence ATGCATATAGATCAACTTCGCGAATACTGTTTAAGTAAAAAAGGCAGCACAGAAGAATTTCCCTTTGATGAGCATACACTTGTATTTAAAGTCTTAAATAAAATGTTTGTGTTAGCACCTCTAAACAAATGGGAGAAAGGAGAAGCTGCTATTACTTTAAAGAGCAACCCAGATTATACTATAGAATTAAGAGAACAATTTAGAAGTGTTTACCCTGGGCCTTATGTAAGCAATAAACATTGGAACACCATTGATATATACAAAGGAGAACTAAAACCAAAGTTCATTTTTGAGCTTATTGACCATAGTTATGATATGGTTGTAAAAGGGATGACAAAAAAGATGAGAGATAGTTTGTTAGATATGTAA
- a CDS encoding PhnA domain-containing protein has product MSVLQTLQERSNNTCELCTSKEGLKQYTIPPSLNENVANDVLVCKTCLDQIEGQVDMDANHWRCLNDSMWSEHVAVQIMAWRMLQRLRNEGWPKDLLDMMYLDGEALALARATGEHEDAANKIIHRDVNGVILESGDSVVLVKDLKVKGASMVAKQGTAVRNIRLDRENAEYIEGKVGAQQIVIITKYVKKL; this is encoded by the coding sequence ATGAGCGTTTTACAAACATTACAAGAAAGAAGCAACAATACCTGCGAATTATGTACTTCAAAGGAAGGTTTAAAACAATATACCATCCCGCCATCATTAAACGAAAATGTGGCTAACGATGTGTTGGTTTGTAAAACCTGTTTAGACCAAATTGAAGGTCAGGTAGATATGGATGCAAATCATTGGAGATGTTTAAACGATAGTATGTGGAGTGAGCATGTTGCTGTACAGATTATGGCTTGGAGAATGCTTCAAAGATTGCGTAATGAAGGCTGGCCAAAAGATTTGTTAGACATGATGTATTTAGATGGTGAAGCTTTGGCTTTGGCACGCGCAACGGGCGAACATGAAGATGCTGCTAACAAGATTATTCATAGAGATGTTAATGGTGTTATTTTAGAATCAGGGGATTCTGTAGTTTTAGTAAAAGATTTAAAGGTTAAGGGGGCTAGTATGGTCGCTAAACAAGGTACTGCTGTTAGAAATATTCGTTTAGATCGTGAGAATGCAGAATATATTGAAGGTAAAGTTGGTGCACAACAAATTGTAATTATTACCAAATACGTAAAGAAATTATAA
- a CDS encoding GNAT family N-acetyltransferase, producing the protein MSIIIRKATLNDLPVLLEFEQGVIIAERPFDPTIKEGYINYYDISELITSDSSDIFVAESNGEIVASGYAKIKTDRHYLKHAYQGYLGFMFVSETHRGKRLNKMIVDALLKWCKTRNIFEIRLDVYDDNISAIKAYEKVGFKKHMINMRLDIENLDLG; encoded by the coding sequence ATGTCTATAATTATTAGAAAAGCGACCTTAAATGATTTGCCTGTTTTATTAGAATTTGAACAGGGAGTCATTATTGCAGAACGTCCCTTCGATCCTACCATAAAAGAAGGCTATATTAATTATTATGATATAAGTGAGTTAATAACAAGTGACAGCTCTGATATATTTGTTGCTGAATCTAATGGCGAAATAGTTGCATCAGGATATGCCAAAATTAAAACTGACAGACATTATTTAAAACATGCATATCAAGGTTATTTAGGTTTTATGTTTGTTTCTGAAACGCATAGAGGTAAACGTCTAAACAAAATGATTGTTGATGCCTTACTAAAATGGTGTAAAACACGAAATATTTTTGAAATCAGGCTAGATGTTTATGATGATAATATCTCCGCTATTAAAGCCTATGAAAAAGTAGGATTTAAAAAACATATGATTAATATGCGTCTGGATATTGAAAATTTAGATTTAGGGTGA
- a CDS encoding YybH family protein: MKKLVLLLCLVSIFNGYSQASEESDKKAILKVLKKQRLAWSDNNIEEFMESYWKSDSLKFYGSNGITHGWENTLDRYKRAYPTKDHTGKLNFKINAITKIAEGAYYVMGEYHLKREVGNADGIFMIIFKRINGKWKIIADTSS; the protein is encoded by the coding sequence ATGAAAAAATTAGTATTATTACTTTGCTTAGTATCTATTTTTAATGGTTATTCTCAAGCTTCTGAAGAGAGCGACAAAAAAGCTATTCTTAAAGTATTAAAAAAACAGCGTCTTGCCTGGTCTGATAATAATATTGAAGAATTTATGGAAAGTTATTGGAAAAGTGATTCGCTAAAGTTTTATGGTAGCAATGGTATAACTCATGGCTGGGAAAACACTTTAGACAGATACAAAAGGGCCTACCCTACTAAGGATCATACAGGAAAATTAAATTTTAAAATAAATGCTATTACTAAAATAGCTGAAGGCGCTTATTATGTTATGGGAGAATACCATTTAAAACGTGAAGTTGGAAATGCTGATGGTATTTTCATGATTATTTTTAAAAGAATTAATGGCAAGTGGAAAATTATTGCCGACACCTCTAGCTAA
- a CDS encoding DUF4407 domain-containing protein — protein MLKQFFIICSGSDTDILEQCSKGEQNKYAGIGATVFFTAVMAFIAASYALYTVFDNLFIAIAFGFIWGLLIFNLDRYIVSTIKKTGNITDELIQASPRIILAVIIAIVISKPLELKIFEKEINQVLLEQKNELTLANKTQIAEQFTPTIVALQSDITSLQNDIDNKEAEVNALYDTYISEAEGTAGTKLLGKGPVYKEKREKHDALLAELQLLKAENKAKITAAETQIAALKGDYEAQIVTTQPIINNFDGLMARVNALGKLPWLPSFFIFLLFLAIETSPIIAKLLSSKSVYDFKLEDQETAVKTNVLQNKNQREALLKTDYAINDRIYNDIEKEDEFYTYKRKKARELMQLQADAFFKHQKNAF, from the coding sequence ATGTTAAAGCAATTTTTTATTATCTGCTCGGGCTCGGACACCGATATTTTAGAGCAATGTTCTAAAGGTGAGCAAAACAAATATGCTGGTATTGGTGCTACTGTTTTCTTTACAGCGGTTATGGCTTTTATTGCTGCTAGTTATGCTCTTTATACTGTTTTTGATAATCTATTTATTGCCATTGCTTTTGGCTTTATATGGGGGTTACTTATCTTTAATTTAGACAGATATATTGTTTCTACCATAAAAAAAACCGGAAATATTACCGACGAACTCATACAGGCATCTCCTAGAATAATTTTAGCCGTTATTATTGCCATTGTTATTTCTAAACCTCTGGAGTTAAAGATTTTTGAAAAAGAAATTAATCAAGTACTGTTAGAACAAAAGAACGAACTAACATTAGCCAATAAAACTCAGATTGCAGAACAATTCACTCCTACTATTGTTGCGCTCCAAAGTGACATAACTAGTTTACAAAATGATATAGATAATAAAGAAGCTGAAGTAAACGCATTATACGATACTTATATTTCTGAAGCCGAAGGAACTGCCGGCACTAAATTATTAGGCAAAGGCCCTGTATATAAAGAAAAAAGAGAGAAACATGATGCCCTGTTAGCCGAATTGCAACTATTAAAAGCTGAGAATAAAGCTAAAATCACTGCTGCTGAAACTCAAATAGCAGCACTTAAAGGTGATTATGAAGCCCAAATTGTAACCACGCAGCCCATCATCAATAATTTTGACGGGTTAATGGCACGTGTAAATGCATTAGGAAAGTTACCATGGTTACCTTCCTTTTTTATATTCTTGTTGTTTTTAGCTATTGAAACGTCCCCTATTATTGCAAAACTATTATCTTCAAAAAGCGTTTACGACTTTAAGTTGGAAGATCAGGAAACGGCTGTTAAAACTAATGTACTTCAAAATAAAAACCAAAGAGAAGCTTTATTAAAAACAGACTATGCTATTAACGACCGTATTTATAATGACATAGAAAAAGAAGACGAATTTTATACTTATAAGCGCAAAAAAGCGAGAGAACTTATGCAACTCCAAGCTGATGCTTTTTTCAAACATCAAAAAAACGCCTTCTGA
- a CDS encoding M56 family metallopeptidase — translation MHVFKRFYLLAALFASIVIPFITFTQYIEVAPTQDFVLIPPLEFTTTEAFTSKTTTTWQDYISTVLWIVYFIGVVLFSFRFSLNLKTILHKIKANPKHKYHSFTNVLLQDLIPPHTFFNYIFLNKNKYEHNLIPNEVLLHEQTHARQKHALDIIIIELLQIAFWFNPLIYLIKKDIKLNHEFLADQTVINKGINVIQYKQTLLAFSSHANEPTLANAINYSLIKKRFTVMKTQTSKRAFWLRGLIILPMLAILIYGFSEKKIVEKQVPNNIENQNTISKNEIKIFIDKHHKIFINDELIDFNSLSKKLIELSSTPSNNKPIKASVFINIDGHLTNEFLQQIKNEVKKSKLQISLIQANSISLDENKFDKDNDEYLKGTQFTADSIYVQTKKEEIITGVSTPKKVQHQKTNKIQISINLKGELLVNSHVCKIENLKSYLKKLTTEKNKKPEVEIKTYTNTPNDVINKVKNILRDLKVLKVNFNKLPSFTNKQKKATPKQIAEYNKLAKKYNAMSQGNVNIKNKEVKRINYLYRIMSVEQRKKAEPLPVFPPPPPVAPAPKIIETIEVLPPPPPPHKNATKEQKENYKKIIALHAKKNSKAKIVEVPQQQFNYLTTPSDKQFEIVLSDGTKVFLDSDSKLKYPLKFIKGQTRKVELTYGEAFFDVANSDEYQNSSFIVIANGVEIDASKNKSIKKKERKN, via the coding sequence ATGCATGTCTTTAAAAGGTTTTATCTTTTGGCTGCTTTGTTTGCATCAATTGTTATTCCATTTATAACCTTTACACAATATATTGAAGTTGCTCCTACCCAAGATTTTGTTCTTATTCCACCTTTAGAGTTTACAACTACTGAGGCATTTACTTCAAAAACCACAACAACATGGCAAGATTATATCTCCACAGTATTATGGATTGTTTATTTTATTGGTGTCGTACTTTTCAGTTTTAGGTTTAGCTTAAACCTAAAAACTATTTTGCACAAAATAAAAGCAAACCCGAAACATAAATATCACTCGTTTACCAATGTCTTATTACAAGATCTAATACCGCCACATACCTTTTTTAATTACATATTTTTAAATAAAAACAAGTACGAACACAACCTAATACCTAATGAAGTTTTATTACACGAACAAACCCACGCCAGACAAAAACATGCATTAGACATTATAATTATAGAACTGCTACAAATTGCTTTTTGGTTTAATCCACTTATCTATTTAATAAAAAAAGACATTAAGCTTAATCATGAGTTTTTAGCAGACCAAACCGTTATAAATAAAGGTATCAATGTTATACAATACAAACAAACCTTATTAGCATTCTCATCACATGCTAACGAACCAACATTAGCAAATGCCATCAATTATTCATTAATCAAAAAACGATTCACAGTTATGAAAACACAAACATCAAAACGAGCCTTCTGGTTAAGAGGGCTTATTATTCTGCCTATGCTTGCCATTTTAATTTATGGTTTTAGTGAGAAAAAAATTGTTGAAAAGCAAGTACCAAATAACATTGAAAATCAAAATACAATTTCAAAAAATGAGATAAAGATTTTTATTGATAAACACCATAAAATATTTATTAATGACGAATTAATTGATTTTAATTCTCTATCGAAAAAACTGATAGAACTAAGCAGTACTCCTTCTAACAACAAGCCTATTAAGGCATCCGTTTTTATTAATATTGATGGGCATCTTACAAATGAATTTCTTCAACAAATTAAAAATGAAGTAAAAAAATCCAAACTTCAAATTTCTTTAATTCAGGCTAATTCTATTTCCTTAGATGAAAACAAGTTTGACAAAGATAATGATGAATATTTAAAAGGCACACAATTTACCGCAGATAGTATATACGTTCAAACTAAAAAAGAGGAAATTATAACAGGTGTTTCAACGCCAAAAAAAGTACAACACCAAAAAACAAACAAAATTCAAATATCAATAAATCTCAAAGGAGAACTTTTAGTAAATAGCCATGTTTGTAAAATTGAAAATCTAAAAAGTTATTTAAAAAAACTCACAACAGAAAAAAACAAAAAACCTGAAGTCGAAATAAAAACTTATACTAATACTCCAAATGATGTAATAAATAAGGTTAAAAACATTTTAAGAGACCTAAAGGTTTTGAAAGTTAATTTTAACAAGCTCCCTTCATTTACCAACAAACAAAAAAAAGCTACTCCAAAACAAATAGCAGAATATAACAAGTTAGCCAAGAAGTATAATGCCATGTCTCAGGGTAATGTTAATATAAAAAACAAAGAAGTTAAGCGTATAAATTATCTATATCGAATTATGTCTGTAGAACAACGTAAAAAAGCAGAACCTTTACCTGTCTTCCCTCCTCCTCCTCCAGTTGCACCTGCTCCTAAAATTATAGAGACAATAGAAGTACTTCCACCTCCACCTCCGCCTCATAAAAATGCGACTAAAGAACAAAAAGAAAATTATAAAAAAATAATTGCTCTGCACGCAAAAAAGAACTCTAAAGCTAAAATTGTTGAGGTTCCCCAACAACAATTCAATTATTTAACCACACCCTCTGACAAACAATTTGAAATAGTACTATCTGACGGAACAAAAGTTTTCTTAGATTCAGATTCAAAGTTAAAATATCCTCTTAAATTTATAAAAGGGCAAACTCGCAAAGTGGAGTTAACTTATGGAGAAGCTTTTTTTGACGTAGCAAATAGTGATGAATATCAAAATTCTTCTTTTATAGTCATTGCTAATGGTGTAGAAATTGATGCGTCTAAAAATAAGTCAATTAAAAAGAAAGAACGCAAAAACTAA
- a CDS encoding BlaI/MecI/CopY family transcriptional regulator, translated as MQLSKTEEDLMNYLWKLEKAFMKDLLEVYPEPKPATTTVATLLKRMTDKGFISYNLFGKSREYYPLVKKKDYFSKHVNGLIKNFFNDSASQFASFFTKETNLTKEELEHLKTLIDSEIKKK; from the coding sequence ATGCAACTATCAAAAACTGAAGAGGATTTAATGAATTATTTATGGAAGCTTGAAAAAGCTTTTATGAAAGATTTGTTAGAAGTTTATCCAGAACCAAAACCGGCAACTACAACAGTGGCAACGCTTTTAAAGCGTATGACAGACAAAGGCTTTATTTCTTATAATTTGTTTGGAAAATCTCGCGAATATTACCCTTTAGTTAAAAAGAAAGATTATTTCTCCAAACATGTTAATGGTTTAATTAAAAATTTTTTTAATGATAGTGCTTCTCAATTTGCATCATTTTTTACTAAAGAAACCAATCTAACCAAGGAAGAATTAGAACATTTAAAAACATTAATTGATTCAGAAATAAAAAAGAAGTAA
- a CDS encoding DMT family transporter, translating into MKNQHNNHLLLLLLATLFISTSGALGKFIDMPIPVIIWWRSILAFILLYGFCRYKKISLKLKSKKEIFSFIISALFLAAHWITYFYALKLSNVAIGMLSLFVYPIITAFLEPLFIKVKFDPIYILLGLQVLIGIYILAPEFNLESSHVKGLLFGLSSALFYALRNIISKQLISNYNGTSIMLYQIGIISIVLSPILFFMDTSGMSTQFPYVIILAVITTAVGHTMLVNSLKHFTVSTASIISSTQPILGIIIAFIFLNEIPTWNTFFGGLVILSTVIIESIRSKKASS; encoded by the coding sequence ATGAAAAACCAACATAATAATCACCTTTTACTACTCTTATTAGCAACTCTTTTTATTAGTACTTCTGGTGCTTTAGGTAAATTTATAGATATGCCCATTCCAGTTATTATTTGGTGGCGCTCTATATTGGCCTTCATATTATTATATGGTTTTTGTAGATATAAAAAAATAAGCTTAAAACTTAAGTCCAAGAAAGAAATCTTTTCCTTTATAATAAGCGCTCTTTTTTTAGCAGCACATTGGATTACTTATTTTTATGCCTTAAAACTCTCTAATGTCGCTATAGGCATGCTTTCTTTATTTGTATACCCTATAATTACTGCTTTTTTAGAGCCTTTATTTATTAAAGTTAAATTCGATCCTATTTATATTCTACTAGGACTTCAGGTTTTAATAGGCATCTACATATTAGCTCCGGAATTTAATCTAGAAAGCTCTCATGTTAAAGGACTTCTTTTTGGGCTCTCTTCTGCATTATTCTACGCACTACGCAATATTATATCAAAACAACTAATTAGCAACTATAATGGGACATCCATTATGTTATATCAAATAGGAATAATTAGCATTGTTCTATCTCCTATTTTATTTTTCATGGATACCTCAGGAATGTCTACTCAATTTCCTTATGTTATTATTTTAGCAGTTATAACAACTGCTGTAGGACATACTATGTTAGTTAATAGCCTAAAACATTTTACAGTGAGTACCGCAAGTATTATTAGTAGTACACAACCCATTTTAGGGATCATTATTGCATTCATTTTCTTAAACGAAATACCTACTTGGAATACTTTTTTTGGCGGACTTGTCATTCTCTCTACAGTTATTATAGAAAGTATTCGATCAAAAAAAGCTAGTTCTTAA